A window of Pecten maximus chromosome 12, xPecMax1.1, whole genome shotgun sequence genomic DNA:
agtactctagaaatgatgacaaaaccgccttttgacccgtccccattccgtaagaatgaaataatgctactgcggacacttggttcattgtccaccattaaccggaataattaccttttgttttccCAAAGAAGACGGTCACCAGTTAGCAGTCAcaggatacatttacaatgtattgactcagctcctaacactaaatgacgactatatccaatattactggatttatgactcgtgagtgatcttgcacatgcatgaaaatagtctatttgaactttaataactacaatatttccctacaaatagtttttatcaaaatggtcgacatcaagtacactgtcatattgtacaacattgcagatattattcaacttataacatagatttcatgagcaatacattacacgtatgaatttgtatctcatagttgaggtacatcatccaataaatacttacgatggacgatacaactgaaaacatatacatggtcATTAAAGTATGATTAATCGACACCAGGCTGTTGAAAGTctaccgtcattactgattgagcgggtcctattcaattccgctcgagcgggtccgctacaattccgttcgagcgggtccgctacaagtccgctcgagcgggcccgctacaagcccgcccggcgagcgggtccgatacaagtccgctcgagcgggcccgctacaagCCCGCCCGGCGAGCGGGTCCGATACAagtccgctcaagcccgctacaaaaccgctcaagcccgctgcgaacccgctcaagcccgctcGAAGCCCGCCCAAATCCCGCGGCAATCCCGCTACAAACCCGCGCAAATTCTGAGCGGAGGGCTGCGCGGgtcaacgctctgtgagcgtttgagtaccaaatcaccctcctcgtactgtacatgtaccagtgaGCAATGGTATGATTTCAGGAATGTTTAGGACAACTGTTTAATCTCTTTCGTCTTGTTTCTACATATATGAAAAAAAGCTCACTTAGCGTGGTTTTAGCTTTTTGAAGAGGTCTATACAAGAAAGAGCGTGCACGAGCTATTACGGTTAACTGGACACAGTCACGTTATGACTTGGAAGGCTAACATATCAGCACATAATTGATAGGAAAGACAATATCTTTGGATTTCTTTTACAACATATACCTGCTCTTTAGCAACCTACGAGTAGTAAATATGTTAGAGAACTTAAGTTTCTGTAATGTCAGCCTTATGATTATCATGTCAATTTCAAGAAATTCTATTGTCATTGAATGCGACAAACGAAACAGATATATGACAACGCCTATCTAAGTCGTCtcattataaacatatatcaaaGTAAGACATCTTTGGCTTAGCCTCCATGTaacacaaatacaaattataatttacatacataGACAATTATACATAATTCACTAGTAGATAACCATATAAATGTATTAGTGAGATCACTCAGATAGACTTTGACGTGGTATAATAATGCTATTGACAATAACACTCACCAACAGTGACGTTTCCCCCAGGCGCACCTGTACGCCCCGCAACAATAACGCCAGTTCTTCTCGTATTGCATTTcttgatgacgatgatgattaCGACGATGCAGGCAATGAAGAAGACGCATCCGACGACTGCTCCGGCAATAGTACCcgcacttaaaaaaaaaatgaatcaaaATGCAATAACAGCGAATACATGAAATTAATATTTCGGGAAAATAATTTCTAGCCTCTCAGACGTGTAATGTAATGTCATTCTGAGATGAAAGTGCTAAATGCAGACATGTATGCGCATGGATGTGgaatacatatattttcaaatgaaaccGATGCCAGATGTTACGATTTGATACCTACGTCGATGCACAGCATTCCCTGTCGTAGTAATAACCACAACAGCCTTCATTACAGTATACGTAGTAGGTGTAGTAGGTGTAGTAGTAGTAACCGTAGTAGGTGTAGGCGGCAGAACAGACTTCAGCAGACACACCTGTAACGAGAACATGGGTACCGTCAGTCAGGTATCTCAGCTGAGAAATAACCTTTGTCTATAAAAGCCAATGTAATGCTTAAATTGGTAATCTAGGTAGAATATAACTCCTACATCCAACAGGTTAAAAGAGGCGATAGAATATCATGGGTACCTCAATCATATACTGATGTATAAATGCGGTTTTCATTCATGAGTGAAAGTTTTTGGTCATTTAAAAACAGGTTTGTAACAAATTATAACAGAcataaatgtgattttcaataacagttcaatgctttaatatatattatgagTAAACAATTGCATAAATTGCCATATGACCTTCTTAAAGTGACTATAATGTTAACAATCACTatgagaaaaatatattttccaagAGTATGTCCAAAAACACTTTCTATCAATTACTCCAATTGGAAGTTACTGCAGCCATTTTGAgtgatatatgaaataaaaaaatatagacaatttaattttattcatatattaCCTCTCGTAACCCTGATCTGCGTGTGCCTGAAAGTCGAGTAGGGAACAACATGGCGGATGCAATTATGAAAAGGCGGCAAGGGCCTAAAAATACTTAACGGAAAGTGTCTGGAAGCGTGAGAGGAATGAATCAGATCATAAAAGAGGACGGGCCAGAATATACATTAGAGAGGAGATAGATGATGAACGATGAAAGGAGAACTTTGACTTAATACGGATTCGGAATTTCTGAAGATGTTACTTGACAGGTTAACTTTAATGTGATTAGTCATAACGTATCCGATTTATCAATTATCTAAAGTTTAAGTCATGAACCTGTTATGAACAACTCTACAATATTTACTTTCTGATACAGGCTGAAAGACAATAGCCGTATCTTTCGCTTGAATTTTCTATCGAAAACTTTTCGTTAAGGAACGCAGGATGGGGACCAATAGGGTTTTTCGTtatttagtttagtttagttcaGAAGTTTATTGTAGATGTTTCagatattaaaaaatatgatgGTGCtggtgatatttatataatctaATAATTTCCCTGATGATAAACATGAACTTGATAACAATCAGTGTATTACATATACTTTATAGAAATATGGCGGTAGAAGTCCCTGATAttagtattattatatataaatattacagcaGAGTCACcgtgaaaaaatatttataatattctatatacaacacaaacttAACATTCAATGATGATCACGACACAAATTGCCACATGCATTCAAACACCTAAAAGCTAAGAGATCAACGGCCTAATAGACAGATGCATTTTAGGTAGGTGAAAATGTATGGAGTTTCATACTGTtacacaaaacacaaatataccGAATTTATTCTGACTGGGGGCTGTTGTACAGCAAAACTAGAAAGCTATCACCagattatattgatgtatgtagGTAAAAAGTTTTTCATATACTCCACCTATAAAGCCTCATCAACAGGGACGGTACGTCAAATTTAATACtctggtaattttttttattttatttattttttatgcatgcaaatgttttatttccatgaaTGAACTATTGTATTGATTTTATGAGAACTTTGGATAGGAAATGCGATAGGTGGTCAGTATCATTAGTGACTTTGTTGCTGCTTTTGTTGAGAAGAGGCTCCTTGGTCGGGAAAGAATAAGCCAAGCTGAGGGTATAGACGAGTGTAATGCTTTCTTATGTTTATTCATAGGCCGACTTGAAATCTAAGATAAAGGTCGCTGTGGCAGTTTATCATTGTGTACAGccatgtataacaatacaacCGTCTGGTATTGTTCCTGTTCTGAAGCACTCGTCTGTTATTTGGGATATTATACTATTGTTAATGACCACATATAGTCTTTCCTTAATGTTATCAGGAAAATCAAACATTGAAGCACGACTGACTTCAATGTCGGCTTTGTTTAAAAGGCTGGACTTACCAATTTTTAATGGCATCTCATCATATAAAGTTTTATATGGAAAAAATCTTATATCATATGACAGTCATTTTTGACCTCTGATAGTTTAAAATATATTCCGATGTTACACCGAAACCTGCAGAATTCGTGCACGCGAAGTGAATATAACGGAACATCAGCTGCCTTAAACGTTAATATTTGACCAATTAGTGCTGATTAtgataaatagaggatatctaacagtgtcttcagtaataccaaatatatttcacgagtggggctaatattttgatatttttcacgagtgcgcagcacgagtaaaaaatatcaaaatattagcctcacgagtgaaatatatttggtattactgaagacactgttagatattctgttaattacattttttagcaacgaaaaacctaccccgtatgctaactaggactatacagcgataatttgtaaacaaaaaaagtagtttcccctgtccaggtgctgacatatacgtcgggctttctgattggtcaatcattttggtattttctaatcattgatttgattggtcaaatcagcaaaagtgatatttttcactagtgaaaaatatgatattcttcactagtgaaaaatatgatattcttcactagtgaaaaatatcacttttatagaatgaataatttttgatatttcactggtaaaaatgtaataatgtggtattattaattataatcaTTTATGCATTGTTGTGAATATGTGATATTTGGAAGATACCATAACATGTTACTAAATTTTTAGTACCATGAAATTTAATAACAACACAATTTTGTTTATGGAATTGCCCCCTCCATCTCCTCCTTTTTTTAACTCACGTTTTCCTGTCGTTAACATAATAAGGTGTTCCTGATCATATTAACAGCTAATATACGCATTTTGTAGCCAGAATGGCATTGCAAGTGTCATAATCATGGCG
This region includes:
- the LOC117338917 gene encoding protein shisa-5-like translates to MAAVTSNWSVSAEVCSAAYTYYGYYYYTYYTYYVYCNEGCCGYYYDRECCASTAGTIAGAVVGCVFFIACIVVIIIVIKKCNTRRTGVIVAGRTGAPGGNVTVVNTHQHQPYGGYPQPAYPQPQYGAHPYGGAVYPQPPPPPGAAPPAYPPPLAPPAYPPPQNVPGQPVTY